The following proteins are co-located in the Xiphophorus hellerii strain 12219 chromosome 2, Xiphophorus_hellerii-4.1, whole genome shotgun sequence genome:
- the gins3 gene encoding DNA replication complex GINS protein PSF3, whose protein sequence is MDTPSYFPVPPGVGMEDNFLSLDDILLSQERLPVRTECVFPRLGFLEKSSDSQDIQEGTKMELPLWLCKGLYEKKRKVLSVELPKIYKEGWRTVFTADPNVVDLHKMGPYYYGLGSQMLHFDSPENPDIAKTLLQTFIGRFRRTMDSSQNAYNEDTSVLVGRLDFLEKVLFKSGQSGLNGFQGWEKGQAAQLTASSLVLNYRKRKLVDVQS, encoded by the exons ATGGACACACCGTCTTATTTCCCCGTACCTCCCGGTGTGGGGATGGAGGATAATTTTTTGTCTCTCGACGACATTTTGCTCTCGCAAGAGAGGCTGCCTGTAAGGACGGAGTGCGTTTTCCCCCGACTTGGATTTCTGGAGAAGTCTAGTGATTCGCAGGACATTCAGGAG gGCACAAAGATGGAGCTTCCTCTATGGCTCTGTAAGGGTCTATATGAGAAGAAGAGGAAGGTTTTGTCTGTGGAGCTTCCTAAAATCTACAAAGAGGGCTGGAGGACCGTGTTCACAGCGGACCCCAACGTGGTGGACTTGCATAAGATGGGTCCCTACTACTACGGCCTGGGCTCCCAGATGCTGCATTTTGACAGTCCAGAAAACCCAGACATCGCAAAGACGTTGTTACAG ACGTTCATCGGCCGCTTTAGGCGAACGATGGACTCCTCCCAGAATGCCTATAATGAAGACACATCTGTGCTGGTGGGGCGACTGGACTTCTTGGAGAAGGTTCTGTTTAAGTCCGGTCAGAGCGGCCTGAACGGCTTCCAGGGCTGGGAGAAGGGCCAGGCCGCACAGCTCACTGCCTCCAGCCTGGTTCTGAACTACCGCAAGAGGAAGCTCGTTGATGTTCAGTCCTGA